From Vitis vinifera cultivar Pinot Noir 40024 chromosome 14, ASM3070453v1, a single genomic window includes:
- the LOC104881673 gene encoding uncharacterized protein LOC104881673 yields the protein MENNQIMMKEKLVLFGILKETLTILYKNPSFIILTFLTSLPLFCSLLAHEIIFQQTLIETAKYRPQEDSYKVTCSVGDNGVSLCWYQVIDPLDTIKEMIEKVTVRYLLLGLSYLGIVHLLDLFSTIVIVNSASVIYAGEKRMNLKERWHRSMEGLGCQNTWSGMLYGTWVL from the exons atggaGAACAACCAAATTATGATGAAAGAGAAGCTTGTATTGTTTGGGATACTCAAAGAAACCTTAACAATCCTTTACAAAAATCCTAGCTTCATCATCCTCACCTTCCTCACTTCTCTCCCATTGTTTTGCTCTTTACTAGCACATGAAATCATCTTCCAGCAAACCCTCATTGAAACGGCCAAATATCGACCACAAGAAGATTCCTACAAAGTAACATGTTCCGTTGGTGATAATGGTGTGTCATTATGCTGGTATCAGGTGATTGATCCCCTAGATACAATCAAAGAAATGATAGAAAAGGTCACTGTTAGGTATCTTTTATTGGGTCTCTCATATTTGGGGATTGTTCACCTTCTTGACCTCTTCAGCACAATCGTAATTGTCAATTCAGCATCAGTGATCTATGCAGGAGAGAAGCGCATGAATCTAAAGGAGAGGTGGCACAGATCCATGGAAGGA CTTGGTTGCCAAAACACATGGAGTGGAATGCTATATGGAACATGGGTGTTGTGA
- the LOC100243919 gene encoding potassium transporter 8 produces MDLERVNRNGRTKRESWRTVLTLAYQSLGVVYGDLSTSPLYVYKSTFAEDIHHSETNEEIYGVLSFVFWTLTLIPLLKYVFIVLRADDNGEGGTFALYSLLCRHARVNSIPNCQLADEELSEYTRDGFVLLDKNSGSSLKSTLEKYRVLQRVLLVLALIGTCMVIGDGVLTPSISVFSAVSGLELSMSKEHHLYVQVPVACIILVFLFALQHYGTHRVGFLFAPIVITWLLCISAIGLYNIFHWNPCVYQALSPYYMYKFLKKTQRGGWMSLGGILLCITGSEAMFADLGHFSQLSIQIAFTFVVYPSLILAYMGQAAYLSKHHTIESDYHIGFYVSVPEKLRWPVLGIAILAAVVGSQAIITGTFSIIKQCSALGCFPRVKIVHTSSKIHGQIYIPEINWTLMLLCLAITVGFRDTKRLGNASGLAVITVMLVTTCLMSLVIVLCWHKSVILAICFIFFFGSIEALYFSASLIKFLEGAWVPIALSFIFLMVMYVWHYGTLKKYEFDVQSKVSINWLLGLGPTLGIVRVRGIGLIHTELVSGIPAIFSHFVTNLPAFHQVLVFLCIKSVPVPHVKPEERFLVGRVGPKEYRLYRCIARYGYRDVHKDDVEFEKDLVCSIAEFIRSEGPEYDTPLVQKEEFGTGIEGLEKNERMTVVGTSSTQLDGIKLREESDLSDTVGTSELREIRSPERPRKRVRFVLPDSPQIDRAAREELHELMEAREAGMAFILGHAYVRAKRGSSLIKRIVIDIGYDFLRRNSRGPNYALSIPHASTLEVGMIYHV; encoded by the exons ATGGATCTGGAACGAGTAAACCGAAACGGTCGGACCAAG AGGGAATCATGGAGGACAGTGCTGACCCTGGCTTATCAGAGCTTGGGTGTTGTTTATGGAGATTTAAGCACTTCTCCTCTCTATGTGTACAAAAGCACTTTTGCAGAGGATATTCATCATTCAGAGACAAATGAGGAGATTTATGGGGTGTTGTCTTTCGTATTCTGGACATTAACATTGATACCACTCCTCAAATATGTGTTTATTGTGCTCAGAGCAGATGATAATGGTGAAGGTGGGACTTTTGCTTTGTATTCATTGCTCTGCCGGCATGCCCGGGTGAACTCAATACCCAATTGCCAGCTTGCTGATGAGGAACTGTCCGAATACACAAGGGACGGTTTTGTATTGCTCGATAAAAATTCTGGTTCAAGCCTGAAATCGACATTGGAGAAGTATAGAGTGTTGCAGAGGGTATTGCTTGTTCTGGCTTTGATTGGGACTTGTATGGTTATCGGGGATGGAGTCCTCACACCTTCAATTTCTG TTTTTTCGGCAGTGTCGGGTTTGGAGCTTTCAATGTCAAAAGAGCATCACCTAT ATGTACAAGTTCCAGTTGCTTGTATAATACTGGTATTTCTGTTTGCTCTCCAACATTATGGGACTCACAGAGTAGGCTTCCTGTTTGCGCCAATTGTGATAACATGGCTTTTATGCATCAGTGCAATTGGTTTGTACAACATCTTCCACTGGAATCCCTGTGTTTATCAAGCTCTCTCCCCATACTACATGtacaaatttttgaagaagaCCCAAAGGGGAGGTTGGATGTCATTGGGTGGAATTCTCTTATGCATAACAG GTTCAGAAGCTATGTTTGCAGATCTTGGACACTTTTCCCAGTTGTCAATCCAG ATTGCTTTCACGTTTGTGGTTTATCCATCCTTGATCCTCGCATATATGGGACAAGCTGCTTATCTTTCCAAGCATCATACTATTGAAAGCGACTACCATATTGGGTTCTATGTATCTGTGCCTG AGAAACTAAGATGGCCTGTTCTGGGAATAGCGATACTTGCTGCAGTAGTAGGAAGTCAAGCCATCATCACAGGGACGTTCTCGATCATCAAACAATGTTCTGCTTTGGGTTGTTTCCCGAGGGTCAAAATAGTCCATACGTCATCTAAAATACATGGCCAGATTTACATTCCAGAAATCAATTGGACGTTAATGTTATTATGTTTGGCCATCACTGTTGGTTTTAGAGACACAAAACGCTTGGGCAATGCATCAG GTTTGGCAGTTATAACTGTGATGCTGGTAACCACCTGCCTAATGTCCCTAGTTATAGTCCTCTGCTGGCACAAAAGTGTCATCCTAGCTATTTGCTTTATATTCTTCTTTGGCTCCATTGAAGCGCTCTACTTCTCAGCTTCTCTCATCAAGTTCCTTGAAGGGGCTTGGGTTCCCATTGCCCTCTCGTTCATCTTCCTAATGGTTATGTATGTTTGGCACTATGGCACACTCAAGAAATATGAGTTTGATGTTCAAAGTAAGGTATCTATTAACTGGCTGCTTGGCTTGGGTCCTACCCTAGGAATTGTGCGGGTGAGGGGCATTGGTCTCATACACACTGAGCTTGTATCTGGGATCCCAGCTATTTTCTCCCACTTTGTCACAAACCTCCCAGCTTTCCATCAGGTTTTGGTCTTCCTTTGCATTAAATCTGTTCCAGTGCCTCATGTGAAACCTGAGGAGAGGTTCCTTGTGGGAAGAGTTGGGCCAAAGGAATACCGACTCTATAGGTGCATTGCAAGATATGGTTATCGTGATGTTCACAAGGATGATGTGGAGTTTGAAAAAGATCTTGTTTGTAGTATTGCAGAATTCATCCGGTCAGAAGGGCCTGAATATGATACACCACTTGTCCAAAAAGAAGAATTTGGCACAGGAATTGAAGGCCtggaaaagaatgaaagaatgaCTGTTGTTGGAACTTCTTCAACACAATTAGATGGTATAAAACTGCGTGAAGAATCAGACTTGTCTGATACAGTGGGCACTTCAGAGCTGAGGGAAATAAGGTCCCCAGAGAGGCCGAGGAAGAGAGTGAGATTCGTTTTGCCAGATAGTCCACAGATTGATAGAGCCGCACGGGAGGAGCTGCATGAACTGATGGAAGCCAGGGAGGCAGGGATGGCGTTTATACTGGGGCATGCATATGTGAGGGCGAAGAGGGGATCAAGTTTGATAAAGAGAATTGTAATTGATATCGGATATGATTTCTTGAGGAGGAACTCTAGAGGCCCAAATTATGCGCTAAGCATTCCTCATGCATCTACTCTGGAGGTGGGGATGATCTAccatgtttga
- the LOC100266244 gene encoding uncharacterized protein LOC100266244 isoform X2, whose protein sequence is MRNNWVGLFLILVVFGGFSSVSASPPVAKIVSGIVSNVVSALVKWLWSLKSTTNTAISSRSKMNFEDGYTVETVFDGSKLGIEPYSLEVSTSGELLVLDSENSNIYKISSPLSRYSRPKLVAGSPDGYSGHVDGKLREARMNHPKGLTMDERGNIYIADTMNMAIRKISDAGVTTIAGGKWGRGGGHVDGPSEDAKFSNDFDVVYIGSSCSLLVIDRGNQAIREIQLHYEDCAYQYNGSFHLGIAVLVAAGFFGYMLALLQRRVAAMFSSQYDSSTPMKKGSRKKPPHQQIQQQYGQPNVHSNGWPMQESYVIPDEDEPPSIESRAPTPKKTYPFMTPEMEKTHHFRQSRTFYSNGWDGNYQQLQQKQIQQKQQYQQHHQKHYSSNPQTYYEQSCETKNEIVFGAVQEQDGRREAMVIKAVDYGDPVYNHHNIRPRLNYMGYSHAY, encoded by the exons ATGAGGAATAATTGGGTTGGTTTGTTTCTCATTCTCGTGGTTTTTGGTGGGTTCTCGTCAGTCTCAGCCTCCCCACCTGTTGCAA AAATTGTTAGTGGAATTGTGTCCAATGTGGTCTCTGCTCTTGTGAAGTGGCTGTGGTCACTGAAGTCTACCACCAATACAG CAATTTCTAGCCGTTCCAAGATGAATTTTGAGGATGGATATACTGTGGAAACAGTGTTTGATGGTAGTAAGCTGGGAATCGAACCATACTCTCTAGAGGTATCCACAAGTGGAGAGCTTCTAGTTTTGGACTCTGAAAACAGTAACATTTACAAGATCTCATCCCCACTGTCTCGAT ATAGCAGACCCAAACTGGTTGCTGGCTCGCCTGATGGGTACTCTGGGCATGTAGATGGGAAGCTAAGAGAAGCAAGGATGAACCATCCAAAAGGGCTTACAATGGATGAGAGAGGAAATATTTACATTGCAGACACTATGAATATGGCTATCAGGAAGATCAGTGATGCAG GAGTTACAACTATAGCAGGAGGAAAGTGGGGGCGAGGAGGGGGCCATGTCGATGGTCCAAGTGAAGATGCAAAGTTCTCAAATGATTTTGACGTGGTTTACATTGGAAGTAGTTGCTCTCTTTTGGTTATAGACAGAGGAAACCAGGCAATTCGGGAGATCCAACTTCATTATGAAGATTGTGCTTACCAGTATAATGGTAGTTTTCATTTAG GGATAGCAGTCCTTGTTGCAGCTGGTTTCTTTGGTTATATGCTGGCATTGCTGCAACGTAGAGTGGCAGCAATGTTTTCTTCCCAATAT GATTCAAGCACTCCTATGAAGAAAG GTTCTAGAAAGAAGCCACCCCACCAGCAAATCCAGCAGCAGTACGGGCAACCGAATGTGCACTCAAATGGCTGGCCCATGCAAGAGAGCTATGTGATTCCAGATGAAGACGAGCCACCATCAATAGAGTCCAGAGCCCCAACACCCAAGAAAACTTATCCATTTATGACTCCAGAAATGGAGAAGACCCACCATTTCAGGCAAAGTCGGACTTTCTACAGTAATGGTTGGGATGGGAATTATCAACAACTGCAACAAAAGCAGATACAGCAAAAGCAGCAATACCAGCAGCACCATCAAAAGCATTACTCATCGAATCCCCAGACTTACTATGAGCAGAGCTGTGAGACAAAAAATGAGATTGTTTTTGGAGCAGTTCAGGAGCAGGATGGACGACGTGAAGCTATGGTGATAAAGGCTGTTGACTATGGAGATCCTGTTTATAATCACCATAACATTCGACCCCGTCTCAATTACATGGGTTATTCCCATGCCTACTGA
- the LOC100266244 gene encoding uncharacterized protein LOC100266244 isoform X1: MRNNWVGLFLILVVFGGFSSVSASPPVAKIVSGIVSNVVSALVKWLWSLKSTTNTAISSRSKMNFEDGYTVETVFDGSKLGIEPYSLEVSTSGELLVLDSENSNIYKISSPLSRYSRPKLVAGSPDGYSGHVDGKLREARMNHPKGLTMDERGNIYIADTMNMAIRKISDAGVTTIAGGKWGRGGGHVDGPSEDAKFSNDFDVVYIGSSCSLLVIDRGNQAIREIQLHYEDCAYQYNGSFHLGIAVLVAAGFFGYMLALLQRRVAAMFSSQYDSSTPMKKGMPPESYQRPLKSVRAPLIPTEDEYEKADEGFFGSLGRLFLNTGSTLAEIFGGLFSGSRKKPPHQQIQQQYGQPNVHSNGWPMQESYVIPDEDEPPSIESRAPTPKKTYPFMTPEMEKTHHFRQSRTFYSNGWDGNYQQLQQKQIQQKQQYQQHHQKHYSSNPQTYYEQSCETKNEIVFGAVQEQDGRREAMVIKAVDYGDPVYNHHNIRPRLNYMGYSHAY; the protein is encoded by the exons ATGAGGAATAATTGGGTTGGTTTGTTTCTCATTCTCGTGGTTTTTGGTGGGTTCTCGTCAGTCTCAGCCTCCCCACCTGTTGCAA AAATTGTTAGTGGAATTGTGTCCAATGTGGTCTCTGCTCTTGTGAAGTGGCTGTGGTCACTGAAGTCTACCACCAATACAG CAATTTCTAGCCGTTCCAAGATGAATTTTGAGGATGGATATACTGTGGAAACAGTGTTTGATGGTAGTAAGCTGGGAATCGAACCATACTCTCTAGAGGTATCCACAAGTGGAGAGCTTCTAGTTTTGGACTCTGAAAACAGTAACATTTACAAGATCTCATCCCCACTGTCTCGAT ATAGCAGACCCAAACTGGTTGCTGGCTCGCCTGATGGGTACTCTGGGCATGTAGATGGGAAGCTAAGAGAAGCAAGGATGAACCATCCAAAAGGGCTTACAATGGATGAGAGAGGAAATATTTACATTGCAGACACTATGAATATGGCTATCAGGAAGATCAGTGATGCAG GAGTTACAACTATAGCAGGAGGAAAGTGGGGGCGAGGAGGGGGCCATGTCGATGGTCCAAGTGAAGATGCAAAGTTCTCAAATGATTTTGACGTGGTTTACATTGGAAGTAGTTGCTCTCTTTTGGTTATAGACAGAGGAAACCAGGCAATTCGGGAGATCCAACTTCATTATGAAGATTGTGCTTACCAGTATAATGGTAGTTTTCATTTAG GGATAGCAGTCCTTGTTGCAGCTGGTTTCTTTGGTTATATGCTGGCATTGCTGCAACGTAGAGTGGCAGCAATGTTTTCTTCCCAATAT GATTCAAGCACTCCTATGAAGAAAGGTATGCCTCCAGAATCATATCAGAGGCCTCTTAAATCAGTCAGGGCCCCCTTAATCCCAACTGAAGATGAGTATGAGAAAGCAGATGAGGGGTTCTTCGGTTCACTTGGGAGGCTTTTCCTCAACACAGGTTCAACTCTGGCTGAAATATTTGGGGGATTGTTTTCAGGTTCTAGAAAGAAGCCACCCCACCAGCAAATCCAGCAGCAGTACGGGCAACCGAATGTGCACTCAAATGGCTGGCCCATGCAAGAGAGCTATGTGATTCCAGATGAAGACGAGCCACCATCAATAGAGTCCAGAGCCCCAACACCCAAGAAAACTTATCCATTTATGACTCCAGAAATGGAGAAGACCCACCATTTCAGGCAAAGTCGGACTTTCTACAGTAATGGTTGGGATGGGAATTATCAACAACTGCAACAAAAGCAGATACAGCAAAAGCAGCAATACCAGCAGCACCATCAAAAGCATTACTCATCGAATCCCCAGACTTACTATGAGCAGAGCTGTGAGACAAAAAATGAGATTGTTTTTGGAGCAGTTCAGGAGCAGGATGGACGACGTGAAGCTATGGTGATAAAGGCTGTTGACTATGGAGATCCTGTTTATAATCACCATAACATTCGACCCCGTCTCAATTACATGGGTTATTCCCATGCCTACTGA
- the LOC104881674 gene encoding uncharacterized protein LOC104881674 gives MASGNTETESEMADMAFAKRGCCFWMPCLGSERSARDGSVWWERVGGPAEKKDGWWSRGLNALKQIREWTEIHAGPRWKTFIRQFGKSRGGGGGRHGKFNYDPLSYAMNFDEGPRQYGHLDEDHGYPDFSYRYASLPPSVKSSMDLGNDGPSFT, from the coding sequence ATGGCTTCAGGAAACACTGAAACCGAATCCGAAATGGCGGATATGGCGTTCGCAAAGCGAGGTTGTTGTTTCTGGATGCCGTGTTTGGGCTCCGAGCGGTCTGCCAGGGATGGATCAGTGTGGTGGGAGCGGGTAGGAGGCCCGGCCGAGAAGAAAGATGGGTGGTGGAGCAGAGGCTTGAACGCGCTGAAACAGATCAGGGAGTGGACGGAGATCCACGCTGGTCCAAGATGGAAGACCTTCATCCGGCAGTTCGGGAAAAGCCGCGGCGGTGGCGGAGGCCGGCACGGGAAATTCAATTACGATCCATTGAGTTACGCCATGAACTTCGACGAAGGACCGAGACAGTACGGTCATTTGGATGAGGACCACGGCTACCCTGATTTCTCCTACCGGTACGCATCATTGCCGCCGTCGGTAAAGTCGTCGATGGATCTCGGCAACGATGGGCCGTCATTCACGTGA
- the LOC104877278 gene encoding probable inactive receptor kinase At2g26730, with protein sequence MDQVPIWVLFISFLLLFHTTSSIEPDVRQALINFLGSLSGSNGQAAQAAGWNLDTDPCLDGWNGVTCDKKNQSVQKISLDGLSLAGILDVGSLCTKQSLAASLNYLSVGNNSISGDVRKEIADCKQLARLNISGNRFSGKLPDSLPMLNNLKKLDISNNHLSGDLPDLSRISGLTTFLAQNNQLTGKVPKLDFSNLEQFDVSNNLFRGPIPDVEDRFNESSFLGNPGLCGDPLPNKCPKKVSKEEFLMYSGYALIVLVLIMFVVFRLCKRRTKEEKVDATNKIVAVDDSGYKTGLSRSDFSVISGDQSALVSSTSLVVLTSPVVNGLKFEDLLTAPAELLGRGKHGSLYKVIFDKRMTLVVKRIKDWAISSDEFKKRMQRIDQVKHPNVLPALAFYCSKLEKLLIYEYQQNGSLFQLLSGDQPLGWSSRLNLAATIAEALAFMHQELHSDGIAHGNLKSSNILLNRNMVPCISEYGLREADSKELPSLSATNSRRAIEQTGATSSNSTFNADIYAFGVILLELLTGKLVQNSEFDLARWVHSAVREEWTVEVFDKRLISHGASEARMVDLLQAAIKCVNRSPETRPTMRKVAYMINAIKEEEERSMVFEV encoded by the exons ATGGATCAAGTCCCCATCTGGGTTCTCTTCATTTCATTCCTTCTCCTATTCCACACTACTAGTTCCATTGAACCAGATGTTAGGCAGGCCCTCATCAATTTTCTTGGGAGCCTCTCTGGCAGCAATGGCCAAGCTGCTCAAGCTGCTGGTTGGAATTTAGACACTGATCCATGTTTGGATGGGTGGAACGGTGTAACTTGTGATAAAAAGAACCAATCTGTGCAGAAAATCTCTCTCGATGGGCTGAGCCTGGCTGGAATTCTTGATGTGGGTTCCCTCTGTACTAAGCAATCTCTTGCTGCGTCTCTTAATTATCTTAGTGTTGGCAACAACAGTATCAGCGGAGATGTCCGAAAAGAGATTGCAGACTGCAAACAACTGGCTCGCTTGAACATTAGTGGGAACCGATTCTCAGGAAAACTTCCAGATTCCCTCCCCATgttgaataatttgaaaaaactcGATATTTCAAACAATCACCTCTCTGGGGACCTGCCAGATTTGTCTCGGATTTCTGGTCTAACGACCTTCCTGGCTCAAAACAACCAGCTCACTGGGAAGGTTCCCAAACTGGACTTTTCCAACCTGGAGCAGTTCGATGTCTCCAACAACTTGTTCAGAGGTCCTATTCCAGATGTTGAGGACCGTTTCAATGAAAGCAGTTTCTTGGGCAATCCTGGATTATGTGGTGATCCACTGCCAAATAAATGTCCAAAGAAAGTCTCCAAGGAAGAGTTTCTCATGTACTCGGGCTACGCTTTGATAGTTTTGGTTTTGATCATGTTTGTGGTTTTCAGGCTTTGTAAACGGAGgacaaaagaagagaaagtCGATGCAACAAACAAGATTGTAGCAGTGGATGATAGTGGATACAAAACAGGCCTGAGCAGATCAGACTTTTCGGTTATTTCAGGTGATCAAAGTGCTTTGGTGTCGAGCACATCACTAGTAGTTCTTACTAGTCCAGTGGTAAATGGGTTGAAGTTTGAAGATTTACTCACTGCTCCTGCTGAGTTGCTTGGGAGAGGAAAGCATGGCAGCCTCTATAAGGTCATTTTCGACAAAAGGATGACTCTGGTTGTGAAAAGGATTAAGGACTGGGCAATTTCAAGTGATGAATTTAAGAAGAGAATGCAGAGAATAGACCAAGTGAAGCATCCAAACGTATTGCCTGCCCTTGCCTTCTACTGTTCCAAACTGGAGAAGCTCTTGATCTATGAATATCAGCAGAATGGCAGCCTCTTCCAGCTTCTCAGTG GGGACCAACCATTGGGCTGGAGCAGCAGGCTCAATCTTGCAGCTACCATTGCAGAAGCATTAGCCTTCATGCATCAGGAGCTTCATTCAGATGGGATTGCCCATGGTAACCTGAAGTCCTCCAACATTTTACTAAACAGAAACATGGTCCCATGCATTAGCGAATACGGGCTAAGGGAAGCAGACAGTAAAGAACTGCCATCACTTTCCGCTACAAATAGCCGTAGAGCCATTGAGCAAACTGGTGCCACTTCATCCAACAGCACCTTCAATGCAGACATATATGCGTTTGGTGTGATTCTCCTGGAGCTACTAACTGGAAAACTAGTCCAGAACAGTGAATTCGACTTGGCTAGATGGGTTCACTCAGCGGTCCGAGAAGAATGGACAGTAGAGGTTTTTGACAAGAGGCTAATTTCCCATGGTGCAAGTGAAGCAAGGATGGTAGACCTCCTACAGGCAGCCATAAAATGTGTGAACCGTTCCCCTGAGACCAGGCCAACCATGCGCAAAGTTGCTTATATGATCAACGCAATAAAAGAGGAAGAGGAGAGATCCATGGTTTTTGAGGTCTGA